From a single Crassostrea angulata isolate pt1a10 unplaced genomic scaffold, ASM2561291v2 HiC_scaffold_58, whole genome shotgun sequence genomic region:
- the LOC128168845 gene encoding uncharacterized protein LOC128168845, protein MAKARCFVQERMALSKYDSTRGTTNLARIARAILGPCTDVLRDVLTKEITPQDMKKELNKYPNKYRISKHQKQVVNNGDYSKFDISLLYMFLRNLGSIPEHKNKWGTDPDPYDKSVSANIERIRNLRNEWGHFTDLSLSDSDFEQHWKIIFQTVKDLEGYLGATTVYQDALNNLKTCCMDPNSIQAYIKKLFWVEQLVTDLTDLKGKISDS, encoded by the exons ATGGCAAAGGCAAG ATGTTTTGTGCAAGAGAGGATGgctttatcaaaatatgattcTACTCGGGGAACAACAAATCTTGCTCGAATTGCCCGAGCTATCTTAGGTCCCTGCACTGATGTACTACGCGATGTTCTCACAAAAGAGATTACTCCACAAGACATGAAAAAGGAACTTAATAAATATCCAAACAAATATCGAATCAGTAAACATCAAAAACAGGTTGTCAATAACGGAGATTACTCGAAATTTGACATTTCATTGCTTTACATGTTTTTAAGAAACCTGGGTTCAATTCCTGAACATAAAAACAAATGGGGAACAGATCCAGATCCATATGATAAAAGCGTGTCGGCAAACATAGAACGAATAAGGAATTTAAGAAACGAGTGGGGACATTTTACAGATTTATCTCTTTCGGACTCAGATTTTGAACAACAttggaaaattatttttcaaactgtAAAGGATCTTGAGGGTTACCTTGGAGCAACAACCGTGTACCAGGACGCCCTGAACAACTTGAAGACTTGTTGTATGGACCCGAACTCAATACAGGcctacataaaaaaattgttctggGTTGAACAATTAGTAACAGATCTTACAGATTTGAAAGGTAAAATATCGgatagttaa